The DNA window GTCGTCATGCGGCAGGTAGTTGAGCGTGGTCACGATGTTCCAGCGGTCCATCTGACCCTGGTTGATCTGCTGCGTGCCGTGATAGAGGCCGGTCGTGTCGCCCAAGCCCACCGTGTTGGCGGTCGAGAACAGGCGGAACGCCGGGTGAGGGCGGATCACCTTGTTCTGGTCGAGCAGCGTCAGCTTGCCCTCGACCTCGAGCACGCGCTGGATCACGAACATCACGTCCGGGCGGCCCGCGTCATATTCGTCGAACACGATCGCGGTCGGGCTCTGCAGCGCCCAGGGCAGGATGCCTTCGCGATATTCCGTCACCTGGACACCGTCCTTCAGCACGATGGCGTCCTTGCCGATCAGGTCGATGCGGCTGATGTGGCTGTCGAGATTGATGCGCACGCAGGGCCAGTTGAGCCGGGCCGCCACCTGCTCGATGTGGGTCGACTTGCCGGTGCCGTGATAGCCCTGGACCATGACGCGGCGATTGAAGGCGAAGCCCGCCAGGATCGCGAGCGTCGTCTCGCGGTCGAACTTGTAGGCCTCGTCGACATCCGGCACATGCTCGTTGGCCGCGCTGAATGCCGGCACCTGCAGGTCGCTGTCGATGCCGAAGGTCTGACGCACCGAGACGGTGATGTCCGGCAGCGTGTGCTTGACGACCGTATCGGCAGCGGTGGAAGAGGCGGAAGGCATCGGCTGGACAATCCCGTGACTGGTTGGCGTTTCGAGGGTGGCGGGTCGGAGGTGGTGGGTCGGACAGGCACTCTCAGGCGAAGTATTTGGCCTTCAACAGCGCGAAGGCCTGATTGATCACTTTCAAACGCTCTTCGGAGTCTTTGTCGCCGCCATTCGCGTCCGGATGGTGGCGCTTGACCAGAAGTTTGTAACGTTTCTTCAATTCGACCAAGGTGAAAGGCGGGTCAAGTTCGAAAACCGCAAGGGCCTTTTCCTCTATGGTCAGCTCGCGCTGGCGCGGATGGCGGCTGCCGTCCGGATCGTCGTCGTCCAGGATATGGAGCGGGTCGCGCATCTTGAGGCGCCAGCCGAGCGGCCAGGTCGGCCGCTGCCAGACCGTGTCGTTGCGCAAGTCCGCCTCGATCTCGGCCTCGCTCATGCCTTCGTAGTAGTTCCAGGCGGCGTTGTAGGCGCGTACGTGTTCGAGGCAGAACCACCAATAGCTGTTGAGCTTGTCGCGCGAGCGGGGTGCCCGGAACTCGCCTTCGGCGACGCAACCCTCGTGATCGCAGCAGCGCGTCAGCGGCCGTGCGGGCTCGGTTGGGTCGACATATTCGGCGCGGGTTCGGGCCATGATGATGAGTATGGGTGCCCGCCGGGGGGGAAGACAAGCGCGCGCCGCGCGTACCGCCCGTGTGCCGGCCGGTTGACACGCGGCCCATTGACACGCGGGGTCGGTTGACACGGCAGGTGGGGAGGCCCCATCTCACCATCAACCTTTTTCTGACTTACGCCGAAGGCCCCATCGCATGCGCGTTGCCCAGTCGATCGAACAGAAACTCACCGAGGCGTTGAAGCCGGTACGCCTCGTGATCGAGGACGATTCCGCGCGC is part of the Aliidongia dinghuensis genome and encodes:
- a CDS encoding J domain-containing protein yields the protein MARTRAEYVDPTEPARPLTRCCDHEGCVAEGEFRAPRSRDKLNSYWWFCLEHVRAYNAAWNYYEGMSEAEIEADLRNDTVWQRPTWPLGWRLKMRDPLHILDDDDPDGSRHPRQRELTIEEKALAVFELDPPFTLVELKKRYKLLVKRHHPDANGGDKDSEERLKVINQAFALLKAKYFA
- the cobS gene encoding cobaltochelatase subunit CobS — translated: MPSASSTAADTVVKHTLPDITVSVRQTFGIDSDLQVPAFSAANEHVPDVDEAYKFDRETTLAILAGFAFNRRVMVQGYHGTGKSTHIEQVAARLNWPCVRINLDSHISRIDLIGKDAIVLKDGVQVTEYREGILPWALQSPTAIVFDEYDAGRPDVMFVIQRVLEVEGKLTLLDQNKVIRPHPAFRLFSTANTVGLGDTTGLYHGTQQINQGQMDRWNIVTTLNYLPHDDEVAIVLAKAPNFDDEAGRKIVSAMVALADLTRAGFINGDISTVMSPRTVITWAENTRIFGGDIAFAFRLTFLNKCDEIERATVAEYYQRCFGTELKETGVRAGRA